In the Chaetodon trifascialis isolate fChaTrf1 chromosome 15, fChaTrf1.hap1, whole genome shotgun sequence genome, TCAGAGTCCCTCTCTGACAGCAGCGAggcctcaggtgtgtgtggtgggtcCCGGTCTTCTCCCTGAGTCATCTTGTGGAACTGAGGTGGTTCAGCAGAGACTGGATCAGACCAGCACCTCCCTGGAAGCAGCTCTGAAGGCCGTTGAGAGAAAACTGAAGCTGGAGGACAACTCAGACAGGTAAGACTGTCAGATCTTCATTTTCCCTCCCAGGTTGTTTAATTTGAAGGATTTTTAGAGGCACGTGGAggtgaaaatacacaaaacaaaaaaatgaagaaaaaatgttttgtttaacaAAAATCCAAAGTTTTATCTTTGGACTACTTGACAATAAGAAAAGATGAAGTCGACAAGATGAGTCAGGAATTAACatttaaatctgaatttaattctgaaatggaaaataaaattaatcGCGCATGTTAGCGCACAGATGTTAGCCTTTATGCtgaagcctcacagagctgctagcatggcgtCGGAGCGTTAGCCTTCAGGTTCGGTCTGTAACGTCGCTTCAACAACAAACTCCTTCTGAGAGCACCTTCATGCCCTCCAGAGGAAGTCTGTAACGCCAccctgaggtcagaggtcatgttgGTACAGCTGTGAGAACAGTGACATCAGTCTGAGCTGTAGTAGACGCAGCGTCCTGTAGGGGGCAGCAGAGTTTCAGCCTGTCAGTATTCACATGCATGTTCGTTGTTTGtcgtgttttctctgcagcggAGCAAACACGGTGAAGTCTGCGGGGACCATTCTGGACGACATCGGCAACATGTTTGACGACCTGGCCGACCAGCTGGACGCCATGTTGGACTGAAGACTGTAAACGCCTCAAAAGAAAAACCCTCACAgtgaaacaggaggagagaacGAGGGGAGAGGAGGCTCGCAGAGACGTTTAAGGCCTCAGGAGCCAAACAGTCGTCCTGATCTCCGCCTGAACACCAGCACTTAATCTCCACTGCTTCCTACAAGCTCCTCCGCCCACATTTCTCAGACTGTGGACGGTTTCACTTTTTCAACCTTTTCAGCGCTCGTGTCGTCGCGTCTCGTCAAATGTGaaccaaacagagacagaagtggGACCAGCGGCGCCGCTGTGAGGAAAAACTCCTCAgcagattattattatgagtCTTCACTGATAATGTAACATGAAGTTTTATATGTTTGGATTCACAGAGAGACGAGGTGctgacctcacttcctgtccgGCGTCTGTCCCGCCAGTTTCTGAAACGTGTTCCCGCCGTTcaatctgtgttttaatgtaaatGAGCTTCTCGATGTCGGAACAGTTAATCTGGTTTCTTCTTTCCTGGACCTcagtgctgcgttcaggtgctgctggtgcttcagcttcaggtgaGACGCTGAAACGCAGTTAACAGGTCCTTTAATCAGACACCGACGTGCCGAACGCAGCTTTAGAACATCAGACAGAGGAACACGTGGGAAAGAAAAGGTTCCAGCTTCCACCAGGTGGCGCCCATCGTCCCACAAAAGCTGGTTTATTGGACCAATCGTCCTCATTGGTGGGACAGAAGCTggacctctgtctctcttcagctcGTCCTGTCTGACCATTTCAAACTTTCCCTTTGTAATATTTAAAGAGAATCTATTTTATACCCAGCGATCGTTCCCGCGTGTCGCTCCGCTCGGCTCGCCGTCGGGAGGTTGGCGTCGTTCACGTGTTGTCGAATCTGAACGAAGCGAAGCGCGTTCGGCTCAGTTcagtcagcgtgtgtgtgcagtggacGACGGCACGTGATACATACTGTTTTTTGATATTCATTTTAGCCAAATTAGTATTTAAATTAGAGTTATCTAAATATGTATATTGTACACTAGAGGTCTATAGAGGAGCAGATATTCAACCAAAGTCTTTGTACAGGTGTCCCTCAGATGTCTTCACAAACTTTCCTTTAAACGTGCTGAactgtcctcttcctgtccttcTGCCGTGGCgatgaaatgttttttgatgGATCAATCTTCCGTGTTTCGCATGTCGTAGCTGTGTCCGAACGTGTCGTGAAAAGGCCGTTAGCCTCGCCGTGTCTCGtgtctgctgctttgtttctccATCTGTGAGTCTCAGGAAAATCCCTCCGGACCGAACGCTCGGCCGCCTCCGTGTTCAGCCGAATGAGCcagaaatcaaagaaaagaaaagaaatgagacaCGTTTTCGTACATTTGGAGGAGGagttttcagctgtttatgtGGAGGAACTCAAGGCGGTGAAGGCGGCGCATTAACAGACGTTTTAAATGTCACTgttgtccagcagggggcgacgcAGACCCGACAATGCAAAGTTTAGCTTTAGCTTTGGTGCGTTGAAGGTTCTGGGACTGCAGACTGTCCatgtgttagcttagcatcgCTGCACGTCACTCCACCGCTCGGTCACATCGCAAACCGCAGGAGGGAAGCGCGACGTGTTTTTAGCCTGCAGGTGACCTCACAGGTGCTCACTGTCTGTCCAGGTCCAGACCTGCAGCTGGGACAGCCCAGCATGCTGAGGACCTGTGTCTGTTTGCCTGACAGGTGTGACTGAGCGGGGTGAGCGTGAATCCAAAGGTCCAGACCCACAGGTGTGACGTCAGGTCCACGTGGAGGATTCTGGACTCTCTGCAGACTCCATCGACCGCAGAGATTTGCTGGTTTTACTTCGTCAGCCATTTAAAGTGACTTCACGTGGAACTCGTGGTTACGGCGTCGACGCCGCTGCGAGGCAACGACAACATGGACGCCTGAAGACTCCTCGTGGTTCTCGTCTGTCTTTGCTTCTTTCCATATTAGAACGTTAAAATGACGACGTGAACTTATCATCCACTGAAAATGACTTTTGAGGCAGCAGGAAGTGGTTTGACTGAGGACCTGATTTCTCTGGATGAGGCATTTTAAATCGTCCGCGTGCAGCAACGAGCGCAGGTGAGCTGAGGTGAGCGCTGACTCACCTGTGACGATGACTGACGCCACATTCCTCCAGTTTtcaaaccaaaacacagacGACGTCTGATCAGAAGCAGCTACAGTGTATTGATCCACATTATCAGTCTGCAGCATGTTGGAGGTcagagtgcgtgtgtgcgtgcgtgtgcgtgcgtgtgtgtgcgtgcgtgtgtgtgcgtgcgtgtgcgtgcgtgcgtgcgtgtgcgtgcgtgtgtgtcatgcTGATGTTTCCTGTTGTTCGCTCGTtctttgtcctctgctgcttttgtctaACCATTAAAAACTGATGatgttactgtttgtgtgtttttattgaagagaagaaaaacatgaaaacatctttGTCGTCTGATGATCTGAATCTGAGATCAGAGAGAAGTACAACGGTCACAGgagacactttactgcactgtagtacttttactgcaatACATGAAGGAcatttacatacttttactgaagtcacattttcactgcaggacttttactcgtCACCATGTGTATTAGTATTGTTACTGCAGTAGAGGCTCTGAGTACTTCCCGGTGACGGGGGTCAGACGTGTCTTCCCTCCTGTCTTCATGTGTCTTTAAACTTGGACACGCGCGCTGATGCTGTTGTCCTGCAGTGTTTGACCAGCAGATGTCGTCACTCTCTGGATCAATACGTCAGAGCTCCACAGTTTCATCCACGTCACTGagacaaactttatttacatgttTCGTGAATCAGTGATGAATGTCACGTGTTCTGTtcacctctggctctgattgatCCCCGTCCATTGATCACTTGTGTCTGACGCAGCTCTGCAGTGATTCCAGTCGGTAAACCACGTGATCCCTGATCTCTTTTCCGGGATCATAACAGCCGTTAACGCCCACTAAATTACAGCCCAGCTGCCTTCATGTTTGTCCTGCTTTCCGCTGAGGTTTCCAGCAGTTGACCCGTCACAGAGTCAGGATCCAGTCCgagctgctgccgctgctgagCCGCACAGGGACCAGGTGAGGCGGGGCAGAACTGCGCTTTAAAACCGCTAAGTTTTAAACTTCCTCACTTATCAGCAAATATTCATGATGGATGAAATGTATCCTAACATGTCTCGCGAATGATCGGGAGCTGAACCTTAAATCGGCATGAGTCAGATCCACCGAGCAGGACTCAGTTTAACGGGATCTTGCTTTAACTTGTGTTTGTCTTGAGAGTCTCGGCGCTCGTCTCCAGCGCTTCGTTTGCGTCATTGATGCCCGGTCTGAGAGGCCTGGTCCGGGGCTCGGCTGCTGTTTGTTAGCGATGACCGCAGCTTCCTGTTGTCCTTAAAGTACCTTCATGGCTGCTCTGCGGAGGCTCTGACGCGGGACGTTAAATGTAGGAGGTTGTGACGGGAGTTTGGTATCAGGTTTCTGCTTTAAGTAAAGAAGTGATCAGAGTGTTCAGGTAACAACCAGGAAGTGGGCTCATGCACTAACTGAATTACCtgcacacaggtgtgtgtgtgtgtgtgtgtgtgtgtgtgtgtgtgtgtgtgtgtgtgtgtgtgtgtgtgtgtgcgtgcgtgtgtgtgtgtgcgtgtgtgcgcgtgtgtgcgtgcgtcccCGGAAGAGACGTTTCCATCTGTGCGCGTGGATGTgactcatcctcctcctcctcctctgaatgTGACTCAGGCTTTTCCGCCGTCAGAACTGAACCCCTGAGCAGATCCTGGACCAGTTAGAGCCACGCAGACTCAGAGTCTGACCCTCTGAACAGACGTTTAACCTTTGAGCTGCAGGTTTTACAATCGATTCATTGATTGATcaacttttttcatttattgcaAAACATCAGATTTCATAAACTcttcatatgtttgtgtgtaaaaaccTCAAAGTAAGTAAAGCTGTGAAGtacctgagtaaatgtactgaggtcatgtgactttCTCGTCTGCCAggttctctttttgtctctgggCTTAATCCTCTGAATGTTTGCTCTGCGGGGCGGACAGAAATCCATTCATCATGTGGTGGACTCTGTCCTCTGATTGGCGTCTTTGTGTTACAGGTGTGTCTCTGTTCATACCTGAGCGTTTCTCTCTCACGATCGAGCTCGTCATTCATGTTGCTGAATTGTCCTCAGCAGTTTAAATCTGAGATTCGTCCCTtcacatcagagctgctgtctctgtccagttTGTCCGTCCAGAAACTCAAACAGACTGTAGTGATtaaatgcagcagctgcacaaacGTCAGAGGAGAAACTTTACCTTCAGTCGTCCAGCTGATCCTGATACCTGAATCAAAGTAAAGCAGTGCTGATCTGATGCAGTGACCCAGAACATGAAGCACTAAAACTGACTCCAGACCTGCTGTGAATAAAGGTGAACGGAGGTGCCTGATGTCTGCTTTTATGATGTCACAAAAATCCAGAAGCTGTCTTTAATGGTCACAGCTCGTCAGCTGGTCAACATGAAGACATGTACGCCTTCAGGACAGTTTGACCACAGGACGTTACACTGATTGGATCTTTAATCAAAGGAGACAGATAATCCTACGCCGCCTCCGCTGGAGCCTGATGCTCCCATTAATATTGATATCATGCTAACATTGTTAGCGTAGCCTCGGTTCACCTGTGACTGTGCACAAACACcagacctgcagctcttcaggaCAGACTTGGACTTTCAGAAAGACTCTGAATTCAAAGCGGATCAGTGACATCTGGACGAAACCAGATCCAGTATCAGACCAGGAGACCTCAAAGGTTTGGGGACAGGTGGGACAGGTACTGtgtctctggtggacaaacaatgcaaaatctcctttttaaggtttttctcctcttttatttctggttgtgtgaaaaacaaacaaaaaaaatttaaaatgattCTTTCTGAACCAGCTGAGagatttctcacacacacacacacacacacacacacacacacacacacacacacacacagggtttcTAACCTCGGCCTCTGTCTTCAGTCTTTGCTTTAGATCATGTCTAAGAAGGGAGGAAACCGCGGGATGGAGTTTGAGGTGCCGATTGACGCGTCAATCATCCGGATCCCGCCCCATCACTACATCCATGTGCTGGACCAGAACACCAACATCGCCCGGGTGGAGATCGGCCCGCTCACCTACATCCGCCAGGACAATGAGAGGTCAGAACGTCcgtctgacacacagtgaatcaCCTCTGACGTTTGGCTTCAGCCTCGCAGAGCCGCTAACAGCAGAGCCGCTAACAGCTGCTAGCCGGAGGCTCGTAGTCTGGTTTCATGAAAATGTTAGCAGACATTACTGCTGAAGGAACAGGGCGATTTCTTCATGGGACTAAAATGATATtaatctcatgtctgtatgttcaGAGCTGTCAGGCtgtgtttagcttagcttagcttagcttagcataaagactggcagcagaggaaaagggcTAGCCTGGCTTTAGCTCAGAGGTACACCTACAAACATCTCTAACGCTCTTTAATCAACTCGCTGTGTCTCGTttaatgtgcacacaaacagaaacgtTTTAGCCGCTAGCTTGTAGTTAGgctaattagctagctagctgtttctccctgaAGTTGGCATCAGTCTTTTGAAATAGGAGAGCTCCAGCCAGGATACCGAGCAAAAGTAATTAGCATCAATCAGTTGACATGCTAactgtatgttagcattagcatgccaAACAGTGCCATCGTAACAACGATGACAGGACGCCGTTTGTGAGTCTAACACAATATGGAGTCTGAGGTTGACCTTTAACGACGAGTTCTGAAGAGAAAATCTTCGTCATTCAGAGTcgtgatcatgtgacctgtaTCCTgacttcatcctcctcttcgtcaGAGTGCTCTTTTCCCCGGTTCGTATGATCATGGTGCCGCCGCGTCACTACTGCGTGGTCCTCAACCCCGTGGCCCGTGACAATGACAATGAGGTCCTCTTTGACCAATCAGGCCAGGCCAAGCTCCGTCACGCCGACCTGGAGATCCGTCTGACCCAGGACCCGTTCCCCCTGTACCCCGGAGAGCAGGTCCAGCAGGTCTGTAGGAACCTGGTCTGTGTTTGAGGCTCGCAGAGCTGCTCGCCGTCCTGCTCGTGGATCTGtaacctttgtgtttgtgtgtcaggacGTGACCCCGCTGCAGATCGTGTATCCGGACACGGCGCTCCGTCTTCAGGCCCTGCTGGACTtccaggtggagggaggagagaagagggtcGCTGGAGACGAGTGGCTGTTCGAGGGACCAGGTGTGTTtttgacattgttttcattggtgtcctgcagcttctcagcagatatatatatgtgtgtgtgtgtgtgtgtgtgtgtgtgtgtgtgtgtgtgtgtgtgtgtgtgtgtgctgcagggacGTACATCCCCAGGAAGGAGGTGGCTGTGCTGGAGACCATCAAGGCCACCGTGATCAGAGAGAACCAGGCCATCAGGCTGAGAGCCCGCAAGGAGGGAGTGGACAGAGGAGGCGTCCGCAGGGtcacaggtgacacacacacacacacacacacacacacacacacacacagaaaatacatacagaaaaaacactctgacacacatatagacacacacacacacacacacacacacagaaaatacatacagaaaaaacactctgacacacatatagacacacacacacacacacacacacacacacacacacacacacacacacacacacacacacgatgatgatgatgagaaagTAAAGCATGAAAATCCCAAATGTGCAGGAAATTATTTTACATCTttaactggtgtgtgtgtgtgtgtgtgtgtgtgtgtgtgtgtgtgtgtgtgtgtgtgtgtgtgtgtgtgtgtgtgtgtgtgtgtgtgtgtgtgtgtgtgtgtgtgtgtgtgtgtgtgtgtgtgtgtgtgtgtgtgtgtgtgtgtgtgtgtgtgacaggtgagGAGTGGTTGGTCAGCAAGGTGGGCGCGTACCTTCCAGGTGCTCATGAAGAGGTCATCGACATCGTGAACGCTTTCATCCTCACTGACAAggtgactgtgtgtttcagttgcTGTGGCTCGGTCATGTGACCTCTGTTGCTACGGTGACTAATTTGCATATGAGTCAGCCATGACTGAGCTCAGGGTCCAAGGTCAGACTGACTTCATGAcgcagtttgtgtttttattggtgTTGTTTGCTTCCAAACAAAAGATAggcaaagctaagctaagttaagctaagctaagctaagctaagtgtcCTCTGACAGTCAGGGTGTGAATCAGGTGAAAACGCTCATGAgttcttctctctgcttctcctcagaAAGCGCTTCATGTTCGCGCCGTGCAGGCCTTCAAAGACACCGGCGGGCGGGAACGCCGCACCGGGGAGGAGTGGCTCATCACCATGGCCAACAGGGAGGCGCACATCCCCTCTGTGTcggaggaggtggtgggggtggtggaTGTGACCACGCTGAACAGCAGGCAGTACTGCGTGGTCCTGGACCCGGTGGGGCCCGATGGGAAACCTCAGCTGGGAAAGAAGAGGGtggtgaaggtgaggaggaccgtccctcctccacctccggTCCAGACCGAGAGCACACATACTGCGTACACTGCAGATActctatatacagtatacagtgtaTAAACTGTATAGAGTACGTGCTGTATGTACTGTAGGTACTATATACTGTGTAAAGTATGTCGTAAATACTGTATGAGCTCATCCTCTCCCCAGGTTGGGATCTCCCTCAGTAAGAGGCTTTgatctttgttgttttcaacaTAAACTGCGAGTTTTCAGCTTTAATCGTGTTTTTGTACCTCGAGAACTTCATATCTGTTTCAAGACAGTTTCAAGTCGTTTTTCCCTTCTTGAAGTCATCATACTTTGTGTATTTGCTGGTAGTCTTTGCAGCATAAAACTCAGTTTCTCTCACTGTGTTGCTCATACTCTCACCTTATGACCCGCCCTGCAGTAATACTTCAGTTATATGTACTCTATGTCCTTTGTCCCCGGACCTGATGActctcgtctctctctgtcagggCGAGCGCTCATTTTTCCTGCAGCCAGGCGAGCACCTTGAACAGGGCATCCAGGACGTCTTCGTGCTGTCGGAGGACGAAGGTCTGGTGCTGAGAGCCGTGGAGGCCTTCAATGACACGGAGGAGGTGAGAAACCAGAGCAGCCGGCTGATTGGAGGAAGTACTGACAGCAGTAGTACCGCTGTGTACAAGTACTGTTACCAGTACAAGTCTGTCTGTTGTCACAGCTGCTTCACTGTAGGAGAACCATCTCTTTAGTGCATTAAAtccctgcacgcacacacacacacacacacacacacacacacacacacacacacacacacacttgcacacccctgtacacacacacacacctgcacgcgtgcacacacacacacacctgcacacacacacacacacacacacttgcacacccctgtacacacacacacacacacacacctgcacacacacacacacacatacacttgcacacccctgtacacacacacacacacacacacacacacacacacacctgcgcacgtgcacacacacacacctgcacacacacttgcacacccctgtacacacacacacacacacacacctgcgcgcgtgcacacacacacacacctgcacacacacacacacacacacacacacacacacacacacacacacgcacacacacacacctgcacacacacacacacacacacacttgcacacccctgtacacacacacacacacacacacacacatcaggctGATCAGGTAGAGCGTGTTCTTCTGCTGTTCAGGTGAGGAATCAAACCGCCGCAGCTCATTCGTCCTGAACGTGATGAGATTATTGGGGACACTTTAAAGTGAACGTTAACGTTTGGTCCTGTGTCTCCTGCAGAGATGTCTTCCATTTGttgagctgtgattggctcggCCTGTTCAGTGATGAGCGCAGCGATGTGATTGGAGTACCGCTGCGCCTCCTCgctctgtttgtcctctgctgATCTTGTGAAACCGGTTGATCCCAGAAACTGATTAAAAAAGCAAACTGAGTCCGAGGCGCGTCGGCCGAGCGCCAACGGAGCGTTTCAGGCCTCCGCCCACTCGGGACAAAGGTCAAAGTCCCGCGCGGCCCGGACCACACCTCCCATCACTGATGGTGCCGCTGGGCGGGTCCACGGGCCGATTCGCTCTTTGAGCCTcagactgtgattggctggtttgTCTGGAGACGCCGACTCGTTGTTTTTAGGAGCTTTAGtttcagagaaaacaccttCAGACGGAGGTGACTGTCCTTCATCATCTTCCCTTCCTAACCTGGCTAACCCATTATACCCCaactctgttcttcttctcctcctccttcttcttcttctctctttcctttcaaTCAAACCCCGTCCcttcttcctccatcctttacgttttcctcttcctcctcctcatgaaatgtcttcctcttttgtttgaAACATTCGTGTTTTACTCTCAGTGCTCCTCTCcactcccctctgctcctcctcctcctcctcctcctcatcatcatctatctccaccttctccccctcctccaccgcTCCAATGCATCGCCACGTTaacccttctctccctcctccacctctctctctcccgttCTCTCTGTCAGcgtgaggaggaagaagaggaagcggcggaggaggagctgatggaggagagggcGAAGCGTTCCCGGCGGAGCGGCGTCCTCCGTCGCCCCGGAGACCGCTGGATGCTGCGGGGTCCCATTGAGTACGTCCCCCCGACCACTGTGGAGGTGATGCACAGGCGACAGACGATCCCATTGGACGAGAACGAGGGCATCTACGTCAGAGACATCAAAACCGGAAAGGTGGGAGTCAGCAGCCTCAGGTGCATTTCAGCAAAAtccatccaatcacagagctcaGAAATGCGCTGTGGTGGATAGAGCCCTGTTTAAATCTCAGCTTCTTCTCCACAGCgacagcagctgaggctcatgggtatttCAGTGTTGTCACTTGTGCGTGCGGATTACTGAACCTCAGACTGGACTTCTTGGCGTCCGTCTCACCGTAGCGTGTCTTTGGTCCTCAGGTGCGAGCAGTGATCGGTCACACCTACATGCTGAGTCAGGATGAGGTGTTGTGGCAGAAGGTGCTCCCGGCTAACGTCGAGGCCCTGCTGGCTTCTCCTCTGGACCCGCTGGCCGACCGCTCGGACCGGACCAGAACCGGAGAGGCCATAGTGAGGGACAAGACCAAGGTGGTCTCCTACAGGGTCCCCCACAATGCCGCCATCCAGGTCTACGACTACAGAGAGAAGAAGGCCAGGTGTGACTCTGGTTTCCTGTCCTGATGGAGGGAGGCGGAGGTTAAATAAACCAGCTGATGGTGGGGTTGTGGTCTTGTCTTCAGGGTGGTCTTTGGACCAGAGAGGGTTATGTTGGGACCCGATGAGCAGTTCACCGTGCTGTCGCTGTCCGGAGACAAACCAAAGAGGGCCAACATCATCAAGGCCATCTGCCTCCTGCTGGGACCCGACTTCTGCACCGACATCATCACCATCGAGACGGCCGACCACGCCcgcctgcagctgcagctctcctACAACTGGTAACTACGGCTGGGTCACCAAAGGGGGGGGTCGACACTCAGCTGAGGGGAACGAGGGGCTAACTCTGAGCTAACGGACCAGAAGCTAACCGTAAACTAGGGGACACGTGTCCTCGAGCTCGATGAGTCACTGCTGTATCAACGTGTTGCTGCTTTAAATCAGTGAAGGTTTCAGctgccactttattaggtaccctgaggcagagcaggcgtcctccttcagttcatgttgaaactgtttcagGTGTGTTGATGGACGTTTgcgctgctgacagacaggtgtgtctGTCCATATTCGACACCTGTGAACATGGCAGCTCTTCCTCTGTGAATGTCTCTTCAGGCACTTTGACATCAAGACTCCAGCCGAGCCGGCTCAGGCGGCGGCTCTCTTCTCAGTCCCTGACTTCGTGGGAGACGCCTGTAAGGCCATCGCCTCCCGCGTCCGAGGAGCCGTCGCCTCCGTGCAGTTCGACGATTTCCACAAGGTTCTCCTCCAGTTTCAGTTCTGGACTTTAGATTTGACTTGTTTAACGAGGGATGGAGGAAGTACTTTAATAATACCACAATGTACAAATACATTACAAGTTAATCGAATAAGAGTAAATAATAAGTAAAAGCTTTCCTCTTATTCTTATAGAATCACAGAAGAGCTCTGCTCACTGGTCATCAAGCAAAGGTCTTTTCTGTTTCTAGAACTCGAACCGGATCATCTGCTCTGCCGTGTTTGGCTTCGATGAGAAGCTGGCGGTTCGTCCCAGCCTTCGCTTCAGCCAGAACAACCTGGTGATCAGCAGCGTGGACATCCAGTCTGTGGAGCCTGTGGACCAGAGGACACGGGACGCCCTGCAGAAGAGCGTCCAGCTGGCCATTGAGATCACCACCAACTCCCAGGAGGCCGCGGCACGGTGTGATGCAATGCGACACGACACGACACGACACACgcaagacaacacaacacagctttAAAGGGGAACTCGAAGcgtatgctaagctaactctCAGAGACgctgcaggaagtcactgcagtTCAAACCATTTCAGTTCACACTTTGTGGGACAGTTAGACGTGTTAATCAGAGAGCGTCTGACAGTCAGGCTAAGTCAGGGTTAGCCTCTTCGTCCACTTATCTTAGCATAAGCTTCGCGTTCCTCTTAGCCTAGCTTTAGCTTCTAGCTCCAGAACACCGTTTATGTCTCATAGAAAGACactgaagcgtgtgtgtgtgtgtgtgtgtgtgtgtgtgtgtgtgtgtgtgtgtgtgtgtgtgtgtgtgtgtgtgtgtgtgtgtgtgtgtgtgtgtgtgtgtgtgtgtgtgtgtgtgcgtgcac is a window encoding:
- the mvp gene encoding major vault protein, whose product is MSKKGGNRGMEFEVPIDASIIRIPPHHYIHVLDQNTNIARVEIGPLTYIRQDNERVLFSPVRMIMVPPRHYCVVLNPVARDNDNEVLFDQSGQAKLRHADLEIRLTQDPFPLYPGEQVQQDVTPLQIVYPDTALRLQALLDFQVEGGEKRVAGDEWLFEGPGTYIPRKEVAVLETIKATVIRENQAIRLRARKEGVDRGGVRRVTGEEWLVSKVGAYLPGAHEEVIDIVNAFILTDKKALHVRAVQAFKDTGGRERRTGEEWLITMANREAHIPSVSEEVVGVVDVTTLNSRQYCVVLDPVGPDGKPQLGKKRVVKGERSFFLQPGEHLEQGIQDVFVLSEDEGLVLRAVEAFNDTEEREEEEEEAAEEELMEERAKRSRRSGVLRRPGDRWMLRGPIEYVPPTTVEVMHRRQTIPLDENEGIYVRDIKTGKVRAVIGHTYMLSQDEVLWQKVLPANVEALLASPLDPLADRSDRTRTGEAIVRDKTKVVSYRVPHNAAIQVYDYREKKARVVFGPERVMLGPDEQFTVLSLSGDKPKRANIIKAICLLLGPDFCTDIITIETADHARLQLQLSYNWHFDIKTPAEPAQAAALFSVPDFVGDACKAIASRVRGAVASVQFDDFHKNSNRIICSAVFGFDEKLAVRPSLRFSQNNLVISSVDIQSVEPVDQRTRDALQKSVQLAIEITTNSQEAAARHEAERLEQEARGKLERQRITDQAEAERARKELLELEALSAAVESTGAAKAEAQSRAEAARIQGEAAVNEAKLKAEAQRIEAEAELQRLAKAREQELNYKKQMDILEVDKQKSLAQIESERFGQLVASLGSDTLQEMARAGPELQVKMLQALGLKSTLITDGVTPINLFNTAKGLLGALPEQGQ